Proteins from a genomic interval of Nitrosomonas sp.:
- a CDS encoding DegT/DnrJ/EryC1/StrS family aminotransferase, whose translation MPTAVHYPIPLNLQPVFSCLNKPEGSFPIAEERAKRVMSLPMGPTLTRTEQESIVAALLTSSHSSSTECA comes from the coding sequence ATTCCAACCGCTGTGCATTACCCCATTCCACTTAATCTACAACCCGTTTTTTCTTGCCTCAATAAGCCTGAGGGCAGCTTTCCCATCGCAGAAGAGAGGGCCAAGCGTGTGATGAGTTTGCCGATGGGACCAACATTGACTCGTACAGAGCAAGAAAGTATTGTTGCCGCGTTATTGACATCATCACATTCGAGCTCCACAGAATGCGCCTAA
- a CDS encoding nucleotidyltransferase domain-containing protein, with the protein MRLSSRQIDIIQRVVSELAGQDATVCLFGSRVDDNARGGDIDLLVEIPHVVESPAWLNARISGRISYLLDGQKVDVLLLAPNLERFPIHDIAEKEGVML; encoded by the coding sequence ATGCGACTGAGTTCACGGCAAATCGACATCATCCAGCGCGTAGTTTCCGAATTGGCAGGGCAAGACGCCACAGTATGCTTATTTGGTTCCCGCGTAGACGATAATGCGCGTGGCGGCGATATTGATCTACTTGTTGAAATTCCGCATGTGGTGGAAAGCCCAGCCTGGCTGAACGCAAGAATATCGGGACGGATAAGTTACCTGCTGGATGGCCAGAAGGTCGATGTACTATTACTTGCTCCTAATTTGGAGCGCTTTCCGATCCATGATATTGCGGAAAAAGAAGGTGTGATGCTATGA
- a CDS encoding nucleotidyltransferase domain-containing protein, with the protein MRLTSQQVSIIVSITQALAGEACRIWLYGSRLDDARQGGDIDLLVETTPRLGLLQRAQIKNQLEKALQLPVDVLVTSPDALSSPFVALAKAQAISLNDDTQEKSKYDH; encoded by the coding sequence ATGCGCCTAACCTCCCAACAAGTTTCCATCATAGTCAGTATCACTCAAGCACTGGCAGGAGAGGCGTGTCGGATCTGGCTATATGGATCGCGGCTGGACGACGCGCGCCAAGGTGGAGATATTGATCTGCTTGTTGAGACCACCCCGCGTTTGGGGTTGTTGCAGCGCGCACAAATCAAAAATCAACTCGAAAAAGCCCTTCAACTACCTGTGGATGTGCTGGTTACTTCTCCAGACGCGTTGAGCAGCCCATTTGTTGCTCTTGCCAAGGCGCAGGCCATTAGCCTGAATGACGACACACAAGAAAAATCAAAATATGACCACTAA
- a CDS encoding nucleotidyltransferase domain-containing protein translates to MQLAGSHARVWLFGSRLDNEALGGDCDLMLELTEPVENPALLAATFSAKVSRLMHGRKVDVLLSAPNLKHLPIHGIAFEEGMLL, encoded by the coding sequence ATCCAACTGGCGGGAAGCCACGCCCGTGTGTGGCTTTTTGGCTCCAGACTAGACAATGAAGCACTTGGAGGAGACTGCGACCTGATGCTCGAATTGACCGAACCCGTGGAAAACCCTGCCCTACTGGCCGCCACGTTTTCCGCTAAAGTGAGTCGTCTGATGCATGGGCGGAAAGTAGACGTTTTACTCTCAGCACCCAATCTAAAGCATCTGCCTATCCATGGCATTGCCTTCGAGGAGGGAATGCTGTTATGA
- a CDS encoding 4'-phosphopantetheinyl transferase superfamily protein — MFAALKAMLAGLPCSFHICPNVMDSRVLHPDEWALTRNYSPKRLTEFCSGRHCAHIALANLGYAGYPVLRDPQGAPQWPEGITGSISHSGQWAVAVVAATNSIRAIGVDIQHMQESFPYQVLPSLLHPREITPFLCAAERSSCHAYAVFSAKESAIKCGYMANGELLEQVELIVDLDWYPEKLTVVLPRESDRVRGYAGVDLDYVFTLVWMSANGQA; from the coding sequence ATGTTTGCCGCGCTCAAAGCGATGCTCGCCGGACTGCCCTGCAGTTTTCACATCTGCCCAAACGTCATGGATAGCCGTGTGCTTCACCCGGATGAATGGGCGCTTACCAGAAACTATTCACCCAAACGCCTGACGGAATTTTGCAGCGGACGGCACTGTGCGCATATCGCGCTGGCCAATCTCGGTTATGCCGGCTATCCGGTATTGCGCGACCCTCAGGGCGCCCCGCAGTGGCCTGAAGGTATCACCGGCAGTATCAGTCATAGCGGGCAATGGGCGGTCGCAGTTGTCGCCGCAACAAACTCTATCCGCGCTATCGGCGTCGATATCCAGCACATGCAGGAATCTTTTCCGTATCAGGTATTGCCCAGCCTGCTGCACCCCAGGGAAATCACGCCATTTCTATGTGCCGCAGAGCGATCCAGCTGTCATGCCTATGCCGTCTTTTCCGCCAAGGAGAGTGCAATCAAATGCGGCTATATGGCCAATGGCGAGTTACTCGAACAGGTGGAACTGATTGTTGATCTGGATTGGTATCCGGAGAAATTGACGGTTGTGCTGCCACGCGAATCAGATAGGGTGCGTGGCTATGCTGGTGTCGATCTGGATTATGTATTTACACTGGTGTGGATGAGCGCTAACGGGCAGGCATGA
- a CDS encoding right-handed parallel beta-helix repeat-containing protein yields the protein MSRSLQYMLIASTLTLLTIGFSQARTLHVNCDKNQSLSFAVSKARSGSVIMVSGVCRENVHIDQDGITLDGMGAAVLDGSHGQDNLEGVLIIDQARKTMVRNLSVVNGKHHGIVVRRGSVADLHNITVADHAQNGVFVMQNSQAGLENVYSRDNGNYGIGIIQNSSATFVGLIQATGNANSGILLADNAMADASKADIESKSNLNGIQFGDHAVLFTTATTRIFANENLRDGLFLFNSGTLESAGGGYIEARNNQASGARLIGNATLSNPMGAGRYVFEDNPQGIHFDVQSSGFFVGGLSVRNNLSGIYASGAHTLTVISLPDNPSVVENNQAVDADLSFGTRADFQGLSILKIQCDATVLIRGNVTCP from the coding sequence ATGTCTAGATCATTACAATACATGCTGATTGCCAGCACCCTTACCCTGTTAACTATTGGATTTTCTCAAGCCAGAACTCTGCACGTCAACTGTGATAAAAACCAGTCCCTCAGTTTTGCAGTAAGCAAGGCCAGGTCCGGTAGCGTCATTATGGTCAGTGGGGTGTGTCGTGAAAACGTCCATATTGATCAGGATGGCATCACCCTGGACGGGATGGGCGCGGCAGTGCTGGATGGCAGCCACGGACAGGATAACCTGGAGGGTGTGCTGATTATCGACCAGGCGCGCAAGACTATGGTCCGGAATTTATCCGTCGTCAATGGCAAGCATCATGGCATAGTGGTTCGGCGCGGTTCGGTTGCGGATCTCCACAATATAACTGTGGCGGATCATGCGCAAAACGGCGTTTTTGTGATGCAAAACAGCCAGGCCGGTCTGGAAAATGTATATAGTCGCGATAATGGCAATTATGGAATCGGCATCATTCAGAATTCCAGTGCGACGTTCGTCGGGTTGATCCAGGCTACCGGTAATGCCAACAGTGGCATCCTGCTCGCCGATAACGCCATGGCAGATGCCAGCAAGGCCGACATCGAATCCAAAAGCAATCTGAACGGCATACAGTTTGGTGACCATGCCGTCTTGTTTACGACGGCCACCACCAGAATTTTTGCCAATGAAAACCTTCGCGATGGATTGTTTCTGTTCAATTCCGGCACGCTGGAGAGTGCGGGCGGGGGTTATATCGAAGCAAGAAACAACCAGGCCAGTGGCGCACGTCTCATCGGCAACGCTACCCTTTCCAACCCGATGGGTGCAGGTCGCTATGTGTTCGAGGATAATCCGCAAGGCATCCATTTCGATGTACAGTCATCCGGATTTTTTGTTGGCGGGCTTTCGGTGCGCAACAACCTGAGTGGCATTTACGCCTCGGGCGCCCATACCCTGACCGTCATCTCGCTGCCGGATAATCCCTCTGTCGTAGAAAACAACCAGGCAGTCGATGCTGATCTGAGTTTCGGAACCCGTGCCGATTTTCAGGGATTATCGATCCTGAAAATTCAATGTGACGCCACGGTGCTCATTCGCGGGAATGTCACCTGTCCCTGA
- a CDS encoding nucleotidyltransferase domain-containing protein, with translation MRITANQLSIVKALARRYFGEDVKLWLFGSRVDDEKKGGDYDFLIETSLTHPDEIISSKIDMITQLQSSAPFEDEKIDIIVKRRQSSFDMPIYHIAKQEGVQL, from the coding sequence ATGAGAATTACTGCCAACCAATTGAGTATCGTGAAGGCGCTTGCACGCAGATATTTTGGTGAGGATGTAAAGCTGTGGCTATTCGGTTCCCGCGTTGATGATGAGAAAAAAGGTGGGGATTATGATTTCCTGATTGAAACATCACTTACCCATCCTGATGAAATTATTTCGAGCAAAATTGACATGATTACGCAGCTGCAAAGTAGTGCTCCATTTGAGGATGAAAAGATAGACATCATTGTCAAACGTCGGCAATCCTCCTTTGACATGCCGATCTATCATATTGCCAAGCAAGAAGGTGTGCAACTATGA
- a CDS encoding DUF86 domain-containing protein: MYLELYQEETEKLAERNGKLLKALRNKLMQNSDISLIEEQAMLHVLQIIIENAIGKARHLLKTKNEKVPVSAYDLFEQMTNLNWINDETLQEWKKIIGLRNTIVHEYMKVNITLVKTIVKEGKYSFVLDFLNTSFTKFFLTGR; encoded by the coding sequence ATGTATCTTGAGCTGTATCAGGAGGAAACAGAAAAACTTGCGGAAAGAAACGGCAAGCTGCTGAAAGCATTGCGCAACAAGCTTATGCAAAATTCGGATATCTCCCTGATAGAAGAACAAGCCATGCTTCATGTGCTGCAGATTATTATCGAGAATGCAATTGGCAAGGCCAGGCATCTATTAAAAACAAAAAATGAGAAAGTGCCGGTCAGTGCTTACGACTTGTTTGAACAGATGACGAATCTCAACTGGATAAATGATGAAACCTTGCAGGAATGGAAAAAAATTATTGGCCTGCGAAATACCATTGTGCATGAATATATGAAAGTTAACATCACGCTTGTCAAGACCATCGTAAAAGAGGGCAAGTACAGTTTTGTACTGGATTTCTTAAACACCTCTTTTACAAAATTCTTTTTAACAGGCCGTTGA
- a CDS encoding nucleotidyltransferase domain-containing protein — MNKEDLPQSTLKALQKTLSLRDDIALSFLFGSRARGDSHEQSDWDIAILFKDNTSGWENLGKQEEIRHLLAQALATNDDNVDLVDLHRGGLGINATVVDEGIPLTGQNNLALANFYQRIWANLEDYYWNLDHVS, encoded by the coding sequence ATGAATAAGGAAGATTTGCCACAATCGACACTCAAGGCGTTACAAAAGACTTTAAGCCTGCGTGACGACATAGCCCTTTCATTTCTATTTGGCAGCAGAGCACGAGGTGATAGCCATGAACAGAGTGACTGGGATATCGCTATCTTATTCAAAGATAACACCAGTGGCTGGGAAAATTTAGGCAAGCAGGAAGAAATCAGGCACCTTCTCGCGCAGGCACTGGCAACAAACGACGACAACGTTGACCTTGTTGATTTGCATCGTGGCGGACTCGGCATTAATGCCACAGTAGTTGATGAAGGAATCCCGCTTACGGGTCAGAATAATCTGGCGTTGGCAAATTTTTACCAAAGAATCTGGGCCAATCTGGAAGATTATTACTGGAACCTTGATCATGTATCTTGA